Proteins found in one Oncorhynchus gorbuscha isolate QuinsamMale2020 ecotype Even-year linkage group LG15, OgorEven_v1.0, whole genome shotgun sequence genomic segment:
- the LOC123996767 gene encoding divergent protein kinase domain 1A-like isoform X2, whose product MARGLFSWVWLRKLIYIQARFSHLHMKYLFFSWLAVFVGSWVVYVEYSSYSELCRGHECKNSICDKYRKGVIDGSACRSLCEKDTLYLGKCLSANPNNQVYSGGWGDLEGVIKCQMEEIPHYNLGAEMEHRKEASPFNKPTKGTSVEKFKEMVLSHLKTKVGEQANLPDLVSLVFSVADYNKDGLISLPEARSTWALLQLNEFLLAIVLQDREHTPRLLGFCGDLYVMEKVPYAPLYGISLPWVVELWIPAGVRRSMDQWFTPSWPRKAKISIGLLELVEDVFHGTFGSFLMCDVSADGFGYNDRHDLKVMDTRHIVPEATFQKAMRERRCDTEEDCLYGADCRTSCDLTKHRCTPEVTQPNLAKACGALKDYLLNGVPADIQEELEKQLYACIALKGSAEQMEMEHSLILNNLKSLLWKKISHTKDS is encoded by the exons GCCCGATTCTCCCACCTGCACATGAAGTATCTGTTCTTCTCATGGCTGGCAGTGTTTGTGGGTAGCTGGGTGGTGTATGTGGAGTACTCATCCTACTCAGAGCTGTGTCGTGGACACGAGTGCAAGAATTCCATA TGTGACAAGTACAGGAAAGGAGTGATCGACGGCTCGGCATGCAGAAGCCTGTGTGAAAAAGACACGCTGTACCTGGGGAAGTGTCTCTCTGCCAACCCGAACAACCAG GTGTACTCAGGTGGCTGGGGGGACCTAGAAGGGGTGATTAAGTGCCAAATGGAAGAGATTCCTCATTATAACCTGGGAGCTGAGATGGAGCACAGGAAGGAGGCATCGCCCTTCAACAAGCCCACCAAGGGAACTTCCGTGGAGAAGTTCAAAGAGATGGTCCTCAGCCACCTCAAG ACCAAGGTGGGTGAACAGGCCAACCTTCCAGACCTGGTGAGCCTGGTTTTCTCCGTGGCCGACTACAACAAAGATGGCCTCATCTCCTTGCCGGAGGCCCGCTCCACGTGGGCTCTTCTCCAGCTCAATGAGTTTCTGCTAGCAATAGTCCTGCAGGACCGAGAGCACACCCCTAGGCTCCTGGGCTTCTGTGGGGACCTGTATGTGATGGAGAAG GTGCCCTATGCTCCCCTGTACGGCATCAGCCTGCCCTGGGTGGTGGAGCTGTGGATCCCCGCGGGGGTACGACGCAGCATGGACCAGTGGTTCACGCCCTCCTGGCCCCGCAAGGCCAAGATCTCAATCGGCCTCCTGGAGCTCGTTGAGGATGTCTTCCACGGGACCTTCGGCTCCTTCCTCATGTGTGACGTGAGTGCGGACGGCTTCGGTTACAACGACCGCCACGACCTGAAGGTGATGGACACTCGCCACATAGTCCCCGAGGCCACCTTCCAGAAAGCCATGAGGGAGCGGCGGTGCGACACGGAAGAGGACTGTCTGTACGGTGCCGACTGTCGCACTTCCTGTGACCTCACCAAGCACCGGTGTACTCCAGAGGTGACGCAGCCCAACCTGGCCAAGGCGTGCGGCGCACTGAAGGATTACCTCCTGAACGGGGTGCCGGCTGACATTCAGGAGGAGCTGGAGAAACAGCTGTATGCATGTATAGCATTAAAGGGCTCGGCCGAACAGATGGAGATGGAACACTCGCTTATACTGAACAACCTGAAGAGCTTGTTGTGGAAAAAGATATCGCACACTAAGGACTCCTAA
- the LOC123996480 gene encoding 60S ribosomal protein L5-like, translated as MDVLVPWRTSEFCGGPGLATSCYTLFTQHAQCKLPFSNAAESNPLSLTPGSWLRRQKRLKMGFVKVVKNKSYFKRYQVKFRRRREGKTDYFARKRLVIQDKNKYNTPKYRMIVRFSNRDIVCQIAYAKIEGDMIVCAAYSHELPKYGIAVGLTNYAAAYCTGLLLARRLLNKFGLDKVYEGQVEVTGDEFNVESIDDQPGAFTCYLDAGLARTSTGNKVFGALKGAVDGGLSIPHSTKRFPGYDAESKEFNAEVHRKHIMGVNVSEYMSYLMEEDEDAYKKQFSRFIKNGVAPDTVQEMYKKAHAGIRNNPVHEKKPKKEVKKKRWNRAKLSLAQRKDRVAQKKASFLRAQEQEAADS; from the exons ATGGATGTCCTTGTCCCGTGGCGCACTAGTGAATTCTGTGGCGGGCCCGGGCTAG CTACATCCTGCTACACGCTATTTACGCAACATGCGCAATGCAAACTTCCTTTTTCTAATGCAGCGGAGTCAAATCCCCTGTCTTTGACTCCAGGCTCCTGGTTAAGGAGACAGAAAAGACTGAAAATG GGTTTTGTGAAAGTGGTGAAAAATAAGTCCTACTTCAAGAGGTACCAGGTCAAATTCAGGAGGAGGCGAG AGGGAAAGACGGACTACTTCGCCCGTAAGCGCCTGGTCATCCAAGATAAGAACAAGTACAACACACCCAAATACAGGATGATCGTCCGCTTCTCCAACCGGGATATCGTCTGCCAG ATTGCCTATGCTAAGATCGAGGGGGACATGATCGTGTGCGCTGCCTACTCCCACGAGCTGCCCAAGTACGGGATCGCCGTTGGTCTGACTAACTACGCAGCAGCCTACTGCACTGGTCTGCTGCTGGCCCGCAGG CTGCTGAACAAGTTCGGCCTGGACAAGGTGTACGAGGGACAGGTGGAGGTCACTGGAGATGAGTTCAACGTGGAGAGCATCGATGATCAGCCAGGTGCATTCACCTGCTACCTGGATGCAGGGCTCGCCAGAACCAGCACTGGCAACAAGGTTTTTGGAGCCCTGAAGGGGGCTGTGGATGGAGGCCTGTCCATCCCCCACAG CACTAAGCGCTTCCCTGGATATGATGCGGAGAGCAAAGAGTTCAATGCAGAGGTCCACCGCAAGCACATCATGGGTGTCAATGTGTCTGAGTACATGAGCTATCtgatggaggaggatgaggacgCATACAAGAAGCAGTTCTCTCGCTTCATCAAGAATGGTGTTGCTCCTGACACG GTTCAGGAGATGTACAAAAAGGCCCATGCTGGCATTCGTAACAACCCAGTCCACGAAAAGAAGCCCAAGAAAGAAGTCAAGAAGAAGAG GTGGAACCGTGCCAAGCTCTCTCTGGCCCAGAGGAAAGACCGCGTTGCTCAGAAGAAGGCCAGCTTCCTCAGGGCTCAGGAACAGGAGGCTGCCGACAGCTAA
- the LOC123996767 gene encoding divergent protein kinase domain 1A-like isoform X1, with protein sequence MRKDLVSVVRCALFAMARGLFSWVWLRKLIYIQARFSHLHMKYLFFSWLAVFVGSWVVYVEYSSYSELCRGHECKNSICDKYRKGVIDGSACRSLCEKDTLYLGKCLSANPNNQVYSGGWGDLEGVIKCQMEEIPHYNLGAEMEHRKEASPFNKPTKGTSVEKFKEMVLSHLKTKVGEQANLPDLVSLVFSVADYNKDGLISLPEARSTWALLQLNEFLLAIVLQDREHTPRLLGFCGDLYVMEKVPYAPLYGISLPWVVELWIPAGVRRSMDQWFTPSWPRKAKISIGLLELVEDVFHGTFGSFLMCDVSADGFGYNDRHDLKVMDTRHIVPEATFQKAMRERRCDTEEDCLYGADCRTSCDLTKHRCTPEVTQPNLAKACGALKDYLLNGVPADIQEELEKQLYACIALKGSAEQMEMEHSLILNNLKSLLWKKISHTKDS encoded by the exons GCCCGATTCTCCCACCTGCACATGAAGTATCTGTTCTTCTCATGGCTGGCAGTGTTTGTGGGTAGCTGGGTGGTGTATGTGGAGTACTCATCCTACTCAGAGCTGTGTCGTGGACACGAGTGCAAGAATTCCATA TGTGACAAGTACAGGAAAGGAGTGATCGACGGCTCGGCATGCAGAAGCCTGTGTGAAAAAGACACGCTGTACCTGGGGAAGTGTCTCTCTGCCAACCCGAACAACCAG GTGTACTCAGGTGGCTGGGGGGACCTAGAAGGGGTGATTAAGTGCCAAATGGAAGAGATTCCTCATTATAACCTGGGAGCTGAGATGGAGCACAGGAAGGAGGCATCGCCCTTCAACAAGCCCACCAAGGGAACTTCCGTGGAGAAGTTCAAAGAGATGGTCCTCAGCCACCTCAAG ACCAAGGTGGGTGAACAGGCCAACCTTCCAGACCTGGTGAGCCTGGTTTTCTCCGTGGCCGACTACAACAAAGATGGCCTCATCTCCTTGCCGGAGGCCCGCTCCACGTGGGCTCTTCTCCAGCTCAATGAGTTTCTGCTAGCAATAGTCCTGCAGGACCGAGAGCACACCCCTAGGCTCCTGGGCTTCTGTGGGGACCTGTATGTGATGGAGAAG GTGCCCTATGCTCCCCTGTACGGCATCAGCCTGCCCTGGGTGGTGGAGCTGTGGATCCCCGCGGGGGTACGACGCAGCATGGACCAGTGGTTCACGCCCTCCTGGCCCCGCAAGGCCAAGATCTCAATCGGCCTCCTGGAGCTCGTTGAGGATGTCTTCCACGGGACCTTCGGCTCCTTCCTCATGTGTGACGTGAGTGCGGACGGCTTCGGTTACAACGACCGCCACGACCTGAAGGTGATGGACACTCGCCACATAGTCCCCGAGGCCACCTTCCAGAAAGCCATGAGGGAGCGGCGGTGCGACACGGAAGAGGACTGTCTGTACGGTGCCGACTGTCGCACTTCCTGTGACCTCACCAAGCACCGGTGTACTCCAGAGGTGACGCAGCCCAACCTGGCCAAGGCGTGCGGCGCACTGAAGGATTACCTCCTGAACGGGGTGCCGGCTGACATTCAGGAGGAGCTGGAGAAACAGCTGTATGCATGTATAGCATTAAAGGGCTCGGCCGAACAGATGGAGATGGAACACTCGCTTATACTGAACAACCTGAAGAGCTTGTTGTGGAAAAAGATATCGCACACTAAGGACTCCTAA